The genome window GTACCCAAAATGATAATGGCTATtgagtttgaaatatttttttgaccaaaaatctaaaacaccttcattttttaaaaaaaatgcttaaatgGGGAGgaactaacataaaaaaaagaatcatcataaTCGGTTAATCCAATCGGTAGTTCTGATatctgtttttttcttttcattttatttttgtaaaaatgtcaaatttaaaGTAGCGCTTGTTCATCaccatataaaatgatataaacaaacataaacaggtttttctatttctaaaCCATTGAATTACAAATTCATAATGGCATGTGTTTTACTTACCGTCAAAATGACATGTTGAAAACATTCTGATTAAACTTATACATAACTTATAATTACTCCTTGGTTGTATAATGACTTACTTGTGATATCAATGACTCACGAGGATACAGGCCTTGAGCGAAAGTAAAGACTAATAATCACCAAAACAATGATTCATTTGATTGCTATGTTGCTAAATCTTATAGAAGTGTGTTTGGTAAGGTAAATAGTTGGTGCAAatgcatataattaattggtgTTTTTAACAAACCCTAAAATAGCAATACTTTACCGAGAAACTTGGCACTTTAAGATTTAGAATTGGATAAGTTCGGAAGAAAACTTCGAGAACCCTGCTAGAGTTCAACTTTttgctaattaaaaaaatacatatatctactatatataaatttgctgTAGATTTCTAAACAATCTCCGAAGGATAACAAAACTCTTCAGTTTCAGATCAACACTGAAATTAACTATGCGCATGATACTAGCTATGCGCATGTAACAGCGTAAGTGCAAATTGAAGTAGATATATCTTAAGTGTAGCatataaatacctacatacCACTGTCTTTTGCATTGCATTAAGAAGAACAACATAATACAAACACGAGTCAACAACTTTCTTTTCGGGGAATTCCGCTTTTACAGCAATATAACCCATCAACGTTTCAAGTTTAATtgaggaaaatataaaaaaaaaattgttttaattatttattatgtaatatgtaaaactGTCTGCTCTTACCATTCGATCAAGTTTGGAGATTGTAAGATCCTTGTTTGAAACTACCTCGTTTATAACAAATTGCATTTCATACAAAGAAGCAAATAAATTTGGTGTAGGGATCTATACTAAAATTAGTAAGGGAGTGATccctttttatgtatattttattagcgaagtactaaattttaatttgttgacATGTTTTGTGCAGTGATTAGGTACCTACTAGATAAATTGTAGTAGGAACAAATTGGACTATGTTACAACTCTGCCTATTTGAggattatcctactaatattataaatgcgaaagtttgtaaagatgtgtgtgtgtgtgtgtgtttgttgctctttgacgcaaaaactacagcaCCTGAAAATTTGGTAAGTatatagctgaacaactggaataacatataggcaattgtttatcccgatattcctacggaatacggacttacgcgggtagaacagcggggcgcagctagtatatggATAAAGTTTTCTCCATTAACAtagaatttattacattataaaaatggaataattgttattatatagctaaataataaaacagattttaCTCATTGATATAACTCATTGtcagattaaaataatattgatatataaactGTTGTCACACGTGTGTGGAGTGAACTAGTAAGTAGGTATACCAAGTTTCTAAATTATCTTCAATTTACACTATACTTTGAAGTTGCCTCTAAACCAGCGCAggttataagtatatatacctaccagcatttatttgtcaatttGCATCTACCTATAGCGATCATAACTGTAAACTTGAAATGTGAACAGCTTTCTTGCAGAAAATACGGATGAAAATCGAAGTCTATCATTTATGTAATCAATAGATACTGCACAGGGAGATAGCAATTGATTTTGCCGCTTCATGTTACTTGCTTGCTTGTAAATTGCAAATTACCTTATCCTTCTgttcctatttatattttaatgcgaCTAGCGTTGTATccgaatttattattaaaatatggacTTATTcctcatattttaattttaaactactgAAGTATAAGCATTTAGgttaataatcaataatttaattaaaaaattgatcaaTTAAACTGatgcaaaaatatatcaaaggtaccaccattattattatttacaatccGCCtagattgtttttaaaatatctattatcttATGAAAGTTACATGTTTCAAAGATCATAACAATGGAATCATATTTACTTTCTTAAGCAATTTTCTCGATAGCGGATCTTAAAAGAAAGCATTTCATGATAAGCAGAACTTAGTCTTGACACAATTgctataatttcttaatattcaaAAGCCAAACGGCTACTTTTTTCTtcctattaaaattgaaatatgtttattttcattgtatacattaacagtaaaaaaaaaatgataaagatTGTAACaaagtattttgtataaaatggcGGCTATAAGCcatttgataatatatagccataaaaataattaatgacaatatattggtatgttaaaatatataaaggtaCCCTTTAGAAAAACGCTGATATTTTTGTACACTGAAAACCACAAGGGGCAAAGACACCCAAAAGAGACAAGAACTTGATACATAACTCTGTTgtaatcatttcatttaagtttatatttattgaattcttcacataaaaataatgattcattTCACTACTCATATTCTTTACCTATCGTATCTAAGacgcaatattttattcatataatatggtCTTAAAAAACGTTGACAAACATTGGCGTTCCACAACAACAGTTTAGAAAGagaaattgaaacaaatgcctccaaaataatacagttaacagaataatatgttttcgaataaaaaaaatgatgtaaacaaaaatgttattgagTGTGAGGTTAGAGTGGGTCAGTAGGGGCAGCGAAATGTTAGCTTTCGTTATTATGGTTCGTCCACACACTTCGTGCAAACTTGATGTAGTATGCATCCACTATCCACTAATACATATTCTTTCGTATTATTCTCCATAACAGCTACAGGCTAGCTAAAGGGTAATATGTacgaatgtttatataataactagctgacccggcaaatgctattctgccttattcttatcatttaggggtatgaaactttggccgattctcaaacatacccaatatgcacacaaaatttcataagaatcggtccagccgtttcggaggagtttagttactaaaattgtgacacgtgAATTGTATATGTAAGATTAGTAATTATTACTGTAAGAATAATTAGGATTACCCAGCCATCGTTTCAATTGTTTGAAGATTGGTAAGTGGTCGTTACGTTTGGTTGATTACAGGCCAGCATGCATGCACATTGCACACTGAGGTTTGTTCGACTATATTGATAGCCAGTCCATAGCATTGTGTGGCTGAGCTATTACTGGTCATTGGCCAGCCGTTATCGGGTTACATCGACCTACAAGGACACGCCGCATTCCGATTGTCATAGGCCGTGAAGGATTGTTAGTTTGTATAATCTCATTTGATTACCATCGACCTTTGGTGTTAACCAATATTTGAACATTGTAAAGATGACTAAACCTTAATTTTTGGAGGGTGAAATTGTAGGTACTGAGTTAGGGTGTGTTGTTCAGTCTCTAAAACATGCAGTTTCTCTATAAATcagttaatattaacaaatatgatgtaaattgtaatgatGGTAGTTATCTAAAgagtagatatttaatatttaagggCCACCACAATTTCACTAATAAGAACTATATTTTCTCCAAGTTCATCAAACAGTCAGTGTCATGGTATAGAAAGTGAAGCTTGATCTAAATGTGAAGCAGAACGCATCATTAGTACttatttaggtatataaagaaaacaaacttaTGACAATAAGCTTTCATCGTGCTATTATAGTAATGGATTTATAACCGCCAATAAATGCTGTTGCTCTGCTGCCTTTTCTTTAATTCACGTCTTAATTTAAAGGatttaaacacttattttttaGACCCACattagaaacaattttaaaaattaaaaaaacacgacGATCGACTATGCTAGGTACTAGACTTGTGctcagtggcgtagctagggggacaagggccctggtgaatagggaaagaatcgggccctcctcccctctttccgcctacctcccctctttcaaagctgaggttagagggccccctgagctccggggccctggtgcactgcaccacctggccatatgatagctacgccactgcttGTGCTATAGGCGATCGATGCTTTACACTTCATGAGACAGTGACAGCGTTATAAAGTGAGTGCAAGtattaggtacctacctatttTCCACGAAAGAATTACCTAGCTtgggtatattattataattattattaaactgcaAATTTTTTCTCCTGCTACCAGGATTCGCGAATGAAGGCTAGACAATACacgagaaatatttaaatataatattccccaaaaaaataaatgtccaTAGCATCTTTGAAGTTATTTACCTGCTCCCTATATGAGGAACCAATAGATGCCTACtacaagtaatttatatattataataatattatatgtactgaaacaattcaacaaataaacatattttatatgttctgAAACAATTCAAGGTGATGGGGATAGGTAATAgatgtgaatttaaaaaaaaaaattaccgatACGATACCAACTATCTTTATACCCGCTTTATTGTAATGCAACTTTATCTTGTacctgtatatttttatgtaaataattttagagcAGCATGAGGTCAATGATCGTAATAGTtgacttttgttttaaattcggTTGTTTTTTTTGGCCCAGCCGTGAGACAGATGCACTTTCTCCGCGAACTTGACCAACGTGAAAATGTccattattataatctttCGACTAACTGTCAAAGCTCTTGATTTACCTTGATTGTAATTTCGGAACGAATTCTTCAAAGTTATAGTATTTTCATCGTTTGTATGAAATTGAAGAAATGCACTTTAGATACACATGAAAATTTTGGGAAAGATTTATATGATAACTTTCTCAAGAAGTACCGCAATGTCCGACTTATATTAggcttataataaatgtaatatattttgtataataatatctacttCTGTATGTAGATATATGTAAAGATATGTTAATTAACAATGGAATATAAGTGtctaaaagtttataagtagAAATTGccctatataaatatctttggTACAGGGTACTTATTTTCCTTCTTTCGGTCGATCTTTCGATCATtacaaattcttaaaataaaatagtagatAGCTTAGGAATGTTCTTGCtacgtatattattaatatcacagcaaaatattgtttgaactttacctatatacttatataatcaTTGATAAATAAGCATAGCGTTTTAAAACCCCTCAAACAAGAAAGAGTCTATCCTGCCGgcgacatttttaatttatctccctgagtattaaatttcactttGATACGATAAACGCAATTGAAAGACAGCTCTGGAGGAAAAGAagtgttaattattttgacaGAACTTTCTTTGcttatttgctttattatgCAACTCCACTCTCTGTGATTGCATAGCACCGATTATTATCTAATTGTTACATCACATTTTCTTAACAAAAATCGTTTATATTGACATGCTTAAATTTACGCTTTGACATACcttctttaaatattgatacagCAGGGTTTTATCAcgctttttaaatttcgctCCGGTTATCACTtagctaattttatataaaaattttgtatcttGTCTATAATTTAGGTATAtctgtaaaatgttttgttgatATTGCATAGATTGAAGAATATAGTATAAACCCTAATCAACATaactatacatattatgttctttTATGACTTATATGGGGTTGTTACATGCCGCctattaataagtttttgcATAGTATTTATGTGACtatctaaaatattgtatggaCAATTGTGTAAACATATGTACAATGAACAATAGTGCGTTGTTCTATTGATATGTTATGGGATTTGTGTAAAATGAATAGTTTTCTTGAAGCAATTAAAGTATAGACACATAcctaaataatgtaaattggcCATATACACAGTCGTATAACATAGATACAAGTCCTTTTAAACTGTGCCATTAAAACATTAGTGTTCATTATTCTCAGTGAGTACTTATCTAAATAATAGGGAACAAATATTGCGGATTATATATAACTTGCATTCGATTCATTATCATCTCACAAGAAGACAAATTgcttttttgattatttattaaggtaGCTAGCATCCTTTTATTAACAAGAAAAACCCTATTTCTCACGAGCCACGCAGTCTCACATCGCAgtcattatgtaataaaaaaaatcattagaCACCCACGGTCATTGATCTTTATTATGTAACGTTATGGCAAAGACTTCGATACTGATAACcgtttacatatattatttgtaagagGTAGCTACGTGTTGACTGAGTAAAATTGGAAAgttgattgtttttatgtaactgGAACATGTTTGTACTAAAGGTAAGTTTTAGACTAAGAATGAACGAACTATGTCTATGAACTTCGAATGGATGAATGCTATATATACtactagtaataaatatatggcttaaatattgtagaatgtgtgtgtgtacgtgAGTTGTAGGGTGAAGTGTTTTTTAAGGTGTAAAGCCACAACAACACAactaacacatttttatgtgGGGAAGAGAGAGCTATCAGTAAATATCGtagattcttaatttttaattcatttttatcttttgaTTACGACAAATACCTATGGGTAATCCTGTCTTATATTAAGtattacatagtatatttaatattatgtcactttcaattaaagtatattttaattttacacgctttttattagcttcacctgtatgtttgtttgtatgtttgtttgtatgtttgtttgtatgtttgtttgtaaccgacttctttgggcgcgattttgacccactttaaacggccagatttcgttcaaactttgtagatttattgaggaccgatgacaatacactaatttgataaaattattccatttttcaatttgcaaaatatgatttttgttaaagcgtgttttttagtttttttaaactattatttattagaagtgGAGGTTCATTGTAGAAAGAAGTTAAAAACGTGTGTTTGGTAtcagtaggtatatttaaaaaagacaataattATAGCCGACAAAGAATGAATACAACATAGTTTTTGATGGCCGCAAGGAACGATTGGAGAAAGATTATcggtattaataatataagaaatggtaccacacaatttttttatatgataccgAAGTACAATAGACATACCATagttcattcatttaaattgcaCTCTTTAAACCGTTTCTCACAAAATTGACTCTTGCTGTTAAATTCTTCTCGTGACGGCAGATGGCGGTATAATGCACTCGGCCCTCCATATTCATTGTTTACAATCTCTTCGTTCCCAAACACAGCTTTTTGCATTTTGTTCACAAATGGAGTAATTTTACATACCAATAGCTGAATGCAACTAATATCTTCAGATTCCTGATCCCTTATAAGGTCTTCCAGTAAATCGGGCAATGACTCATTTTTCGCCGTTGCAAGGAGCTCTTGTAATTTCTTcgagtttttatttaacatccATGTAGTTAGGTCATCAGAACGTTGTTGTCTATTTGGATGTTTTGGACCAGATAAAAAGGTTGTTATCTGAAAGTATTCAATACATAGTTTAGCCCTTtctctaaaataaaacttaagttattttaaaaccctaaaatgttatattacaagAAACACATTTAAGAGCTATTtgaactaatattatgaagctgaagagtttgtttgtttgaacgtactaatctcaggaacaactggcccgatttgaaaaattctttcagtgttagatagcccatttattgaagaaggctataggctatacatgtaccacgggcgaagccgaggcggaccgctaatatataatatttggatATAAGAATCCAACACATGCCTCGTTATTCCTTCACTTTATACAGATGGCGTTAGTAGTGTAGGTATGATGATTGTAGTGGATTGAAATTGCAtgtatttaagttattaattttatgaaaattgcgTTTCCACATTTGAAatcaaatggaaaaaaaaacaaacaagcaaagtCGTTAAAATCCATCAGCGTGTTTCATTGTTTtagaaatatcaataattatgtCACACGATTATAATACACGTATTTTATTGTCTTACCATCTGCGCTATGAAAATCAAGGCGTTAACAGCAACA of Zerene cesonia ecotype Mississippi chromosome 16, Zerene_cesonia_1.1, whole genome shotgun sequence contains these proteins:
- the LOC119832900 gene encoding uncharacterized protein LOC119832900; this encodes MHCLKMASLVVFFLIFHVASGDQNLRRDSVIDHLTNGMKFAQDFLGSESIAMKVADFVVRAFQPKKNPTSQRKHPAYDDNPSTSSLHSGENYSQDKEHSYDVNESSNLLSPWRHLVKLLGLQTNQISAVAVNALIFIAQMITTFLSGPKHPNRQQRSDDLTTWMLNKNSKKLQELLATAKNESLPDLLEDLIRDQESEDISCIQLLVCKITPFVNKMQKAVFGNEEIVNNEYGGPSALYRHLPSREEFNSKSQFCEKRFKECNLNE